In bacterium, a single window of DNA contains:
- a CDS encoding GIY-YIG nuclease family protein yields the protein MYWVYVLKNKEGRIYIGQTEDIEKRLEYHNRGWSRYTKGKGEWEIVLKECYNSRKEAIKREKELKTGKGREYIKEKIKNRGVAQSG from the coding sequence ATGTACTGGGTGTATGTATTAAAAAATAAAGAAGGTAGAATATATATAGGTCAGACAGAAGATATAGAAAAGAGGTTAGAATATCATAATAGAGGATGGAGTAGGTATACAAAGGGGAAAGGGGAGTGGGAAATAGTTTTAAAAGAGTGTTATAATAGTAGAAAGGAAGCGATAAAAAGAGAGAAGGAATTAAAGACAGGAAAAGGAAGGGAGTATATTAAAGAGAAAATAAAGAATCGGGGCGTAGCGCAGTCCGGTTAA
- a CDS encoding glycerate kinase — translation MKIIVAPNSFKGCLTSIEVTEIIEKEIKKILPSSEIIKFPLADGGDGTLEVLKSLIGGKYIEIEATDPLRRKIKTKYIKKNNVAYIEMAKISGLALLKENEKNPLKTTTFGLGEIIIDAIDKGCKKIYIGVGGSATNDGGTGALTAIGFRFINKNGKIIYPGKGEDLLGINKIEYPENYEKLKKIEFTILSDVKNPLYGKNGAAYVYAFQKGANESMVEILDNGLRNYAKVIKKYTGIEINKVEGSGAAGGIVAGFVSFLKSKVISGIEFILKIGNFEEKIKKADIIITGEGKIDTQSFFGKAVGVILKYSEKYKITVIVLAGIVDEKIYRFLKSPYISIFSIVPGPVPLKDSIENSKKYLEIRTREILKLLKINLS, via the coding sequence ATGAAAATAATAGTTGCTCCTAATTCTTTTAAAGGTTGTTTAACATCAATTGAAGTAACAGAAATAATTGAAAAAGAGATTAAAAAAATTTTACCTTCATCAGAAATCATAAAATTCCCTCTTGCTGATGGTGGAGATGGAACTCTTGAAGTTTTAAAAAGTTTAATCGGCGGTAAATATATTGAAATTGAAGCAACTGACCCTCTTAGAAGAAAAATAAAAACAAAATATATTAAAAAAAACAATGTTGCTTATATAGAGATGGCTAAAATTTCTGGCCTTGCACTTCTTAAAGAAAATGAAAAAAATCCTTTAAAAACAACAACTTTTGGACTTGGAGAAATTATAATTGATGCAATAGATAAAGGATGTAAAAAAATCTATATAGGGGTTGGAGGAAGCGCTACAAACGATGGTGGGACAGGTGCTTTAACTGCTATTGGTTTTAGATTTATTAATAAGAATGGAAAAATTATTTATCCTGGAAAAGGAGAAGACCTTTTAGGAATAAATAAAATTGAGTACCCTGAAAATTATGAAAAATTAAAAAAAATTGAATTTACAATCCTTTCAGATGTAAAAAATCCCCTGTATGGTAAAAATGGTGCTGCCTATGTATACGCTTTCCAGAAAGGTGCAAATGAAAGTATGGTTGAAATTCTTGACAATGGATTAAGAAATTATGCAAAAGTTATAAAGAAATATACAGGAATAGAAATAAATAAAGTAGAAGGTTCTGGTGCTGCAGGTGGAATCGTTGCTGGTTTTGTTTCTTTTCTCAAGTCAAAAGTTATTTCAGGTATAGAGTTTATTTTAAAAATAGGAAATTTTGAGGAAAAAATAAAAAAAGCAGACATTATAATAACAGGAGAGGGTAAAATTGATACTCAATCTTTTTTTGGAAAAGCAGTAGGAGTTATTTTGAAGTATTCAGAAAAATATAAAATTACTGTAATAGTTCTTGCTGGAATTGTTGATGAAAAAATTTACAGATTTTTAAAAAGTCCATATATCTCAATTTTCAGTATTGTTCCTGGTCCTGTTCCTCTTAAAGATTCAATTGAAAATTCAAAAAAATATTTGGAAATAAGGACAAGAGAGATTTTAAAATTGCTCAAAATTAATCTCTCTTGA